From the genome of Gemmatimonadaceae bacterium:
GCCATCCGCCAACGCCACCGATGTCTCAGAGCATCTTTGCCCGGAAGACCCTCGCTGACTGCGAGGCCGAAGCCTCGATAGGCGGAGGGCTTCGACGATCGCTGACCAAGTGGCACCTGACGGCGCTTGGGGTCGGAGCGACGATCGGAGCCGGCATCTTCGCGACCACCGGAACCGCGATCGTTGGTGATGCGGTACGCCCGGGCGCGGGGCCGGCGATCGTGTTCTCGTTCCTCCTCACCGCGGTCGCCTGCGGATTTGCCGCGCTCTGTTATGCCGAGTTTGCGGCGATGGTGCCGATCTCCGGTTCTGCCTACACCTACTCGTATGCCGCGCTCGGCGAGTTCATCGCCTGGATCATTGGCTGGGACCTGATCGTTGAATACGCGGTCGGCAACATCGGCGTCGCGATCGGATGGTCCGGCCATTTCCGCGAGCTGTTGTCACACATCGGGCTCAACCTGCCGGCCTGGCTCGCGACCGACTATCGGAGCGCACACGACGCGTTCAATGCGGTGAGCGGCGGATCCACCGATGCCGCGCAGCAGTTTCTCGCATCTGCCTGGACCGCGGCGCCTCGTCTGGGCACCCTGCCGGTGATCGTGAATCTTCCCGCGGCGCTCGTCGTGTTCGTCATGACGGTGGTGCTGGTGAAGGGCGTGCGCGAATCGGCGACCCTCAACAACTGGATGGTGCTGCTCAAGATCGGCATCATCCTGTTCTTCATTGCGGTGGGGCTCTTCCTGATCCAGCCGTCGAACTGGACCGACCCTGCACAGGGCGGGTTCGCGCCCAACGGGTTCGCGGGTGTGTCGGCGGCAGCGGCGATCATCTTCTTCGCCTACATAGGATTCGACGCTGTATCAACGGCCGCCGAAGAAGCGGAGAATCCCGCGCGCGACATGCCCTTTGGCATCATCATGTCGCTCGTGGTATGCACGGTGCTGTACATCCTGCTGTCCGCCGTCATGACGGGCATGGCGCCGTGGCGGCAACTCGGTACCGCCGAGCCGATGATCACCGCGCTGCAGTACGCGGATGGGCCCGCGGTGCTGCTCAACGCCTCGCG
Proteins encoded in this window:
- a CDS encoding amino acid permease; amino-acid sequence: MSQSIFARKTLADCEAEASIGGGLRRSLTKWHLTALGVGATIGAGIFATTGTAIVGDAVRPGAGPAIVFSFLLTAVACGFAALCYAEFAAMVPISGSAYTYSYAALGEFIAWIIGWDLIVEYAVGNIGVAIGWSGHFRELLSHIGLNLPAWLATDYRSAHDAFNAVSGGSTDAAQQFLASAWTAAPRLGTLPVIVNLPAALVVFVMTVVLVKGVRESATLNNWMVLLKIGIILFFIAVGLFLIQPSNWTDPAQGGFAPNGFAGVSAAAAIIFFAYIGFDAVSTAAEEAENPARDMPFGIIMSLVVCTVLYILLSAVMTGMAPWRQLGTAEPMITALQYADGPAVLLNASRFIIALGAVIAMGSVLLVFQMGQPRIFFSMARDGLLPPFMAKVHPKYRTPWVGTIITGTFVATFAAFANIAEVVDLTNIGTLFAFVLVSIGVIVLRYREPDRPRPFRVPGAPFTPIISVLACLYLMMQLPRITWIRFGIWLALGLVVYFLYGYRNSVLRTGKRVVVDTLPPGGHGGH